The DNA window ttaTTTCTGGTGTGAGTATTTAATGTAAAGGGACAACATTGCTAtggtgagtgtgttcagcaggatagttgaacagagggtgcgactcttgaagatatgaagatgcgtcttatattttccattcatcatttcaagtttattccttgaagaagctcggactatctcagatagggggagtgacttcttaTGTCAAGAAAAGTATCTTGGTCAAAAATACTttaacatcatgaagaaaatgtgacattaTTGTCAGCTATGtgtgaatggttgaatctaaccatgtgaAACTGGAATCAACAATTCtttctctacactaatgaggtagttgtgtgtctaacagtctcaaggtgttcagaacaacggaagtctatgtctatgactagtaaGTCAGAAGAGTAAGTGGGGAGTCTGTTACTTGGTCCACAGGATGCTTTGTCTTAATCTTTTGaagaatcttgagctatgtgcttaaagggaagaaaagtgacaatgtctgataGGATGTcctgacatgtttaaagacattgaatcttctaagtcaaacaaggaaatatgtcttgaagtttatctacacatcagtggtcggtgtaaagtATAATcgatgactatgcatgcactggtattttaagataactcctatcagaaaaacaaTCAAAAACTGCTTTAGAAAGAGTAATTgtttttggaactgtttcctaattaaccgttgaacaagaccaaagaccatcatTATTTGCTATAATCTCAAATGGCTATATAATGGCGTCTCCACAGattacagaaatcaaactctGTCAAGATGTCATTCGTGTGTGTTCTTTTGAGtcgtgtctgggtttggtattgtgatgggttgctttaccaaaacctcttcagaaaaataaaaacacGGGTTAAGGATGTTGGttgtctctaccatgggtttttctgcaataacaacaaagatgttccatcATATACAACCTTCTGTATAGGAACTATTTACGTTGTGATTTTTgctctgagttatgaacacaattgtgatttggtttctgagttactaggactggtggacagttttcactcaagtcctctctcaggctctaagctaggatttggtttctagtTCAAGACTAAGTAAGGGTTCTCTTATGCCACCAATGGTCCTCCAAGACAAAGGACTTCTCCCGTCGTCTTCCTCGTGTacatcagtgttgcatgaagatgttccactgcatattatgacatcggtccaatctttgtcatattatgtctaAAAGGGGGAGAGAAGTATCATCTGATTTTGCTACtataaaaagaaacaaaggattttgtagCAGACTGGAGAtcttatgatgtggttcaagacCTGAAGAACAGAAGATAATGATTGaagcccaattctgagaatgtaaaattctgttcttccttgttgtcttgaaagttgaagcattTATTTTTTGCTGCATTTTTTATGAATGTTGGTGCCTTTATTggttgattggcatctatgtttggctaaaacataatagcaacaAAACATAATACagtgtataagtcttgcaaatataaaagaagaaaacaggtaaaagcaagatgttatatggaatgtcatgacttcaaccatgacatcgcgcctgcagaactagaatgaagattcagtttgattatCAACAAATACAGAATattctgtgaatattatgtaattctATGTGGTGCAAATTTAAAGGTAAAAATAATCAagtcataatattaaaaaatcagatcagaagattgaagattcagcagtttctaatttaggagataatttaggaaactcatgattaaaagaccttgatcgtagcagaagatttctgcagatttgtaacggcaaagagtgctgcgatttgtaagcccaagtccaattggaaataggttataaatagaaacctttgtaacctagtttatatagaaaaccgtgtttagaaaagatgtagtcattagggtttctataggcaGACCACCCAGGTTATGGGATGGctaccatgtccttctcgaaacctgtaggaaagagaagtgattgttctcactcgaaacctgtatgtaagagttgagtattgtgttcttgattgaagttgtgaagcaagatcaagttattgttcattgttaattgtgaaaatagttgttgcagggttgtaactgttaggtatcactagggagtgagcagaggttctcttgtcttagatggagttctaagataaaggttgcattgggtagtgactaggtaaaccagaggttgtttatctttaaaccagaggttgtttacataaaatagtactactgatactGAAATAttctccctggcttggtagcccccagagtaggtagttaaaccgaactgggttaactattaactgtgttatttatcttctgcattgtattgtTTGTTCAGTCTCAGAATGTTATAACAtcgtttataacatcaggttcatgTTTGATAATTGTTCCTTTTATAGAACCAATAATGATTACAATctagttatgttgactgaacatatatgatcccagttctcattgactccttcttaggggtaattaaaaattGGGGGATCTTTTTGTTCTCCCTCTACTacgttaataacagatcagatgtcttgacatcttgaatgacatcctgagtctgtcataccagaattttcaaccttgagagaagcaaaaccctagttttagattaattgtttaggagagggtgaaCATGCTTGCTTCTTAtgtagctttgagcaattggaggTCATATGAGTCTAAAGAAACTGCTTGAgccaatttattttgaaatatggtgggcaaattttgggttatGACAGTCAAGCTTTGGAACATCAACCGAATGTTGGAGAGAATGCTGCTTCTCACAATTTGGCTACCTTCTAGAGGGAGAAACCACCTTTATTCAAGGGAAATCATGATCTTTATGGCGCATTGGCATGGTTAaaggagattgagagaatctTCCGTGTGATGGATTGTACTCCATATCAGAAGGTTCGGTATGAGACTCATATGCTAGCGgtcgaggctgatgactggtggctaGAGACTCATAAGAGGTTGAAGATTGTACGTGAGGAGATCACTTGGGTTGTGTTCCGTAGGGAATTCTTGAGGAAGTACTTtccggaggatgtccgtggaaatAAGGAAATCGAATTCCTTGAGTTGAGGCAAGGGATTAAGTCGGATgttgagtatgctgctaagtttagagagttggctaagttttaccaacATTATGATGGACGATATGGTGAATTTTCTAAGTGTATCAATTTTGAGAACGGATTACACCCAGAAATCAAGAAGGCGGTTAGTTACCAAAAGATATGTTgctttgctgatttggttgatagTTGCCGAATTTATGAGgaggacaacaatgctcattatcggtTTATTAATGAGAAGAGGGGCTAGAGTCAAAAAGGCCGTGGCAAGCCTTATGATGCTCCAATTGGCCATGGGAAGCAGAAAGTTTTGGAGGGCAAGaggactagtgggggagatgcaccTGCTGGTAAtatgtgcttcaagtgtggcaaggctGGCCATAAGAGCATTGTATGTACTATTGATACCATGAGGTGGTACCGTTGTGGTGAGATTGGACATACGGCACCTGCTTCCAAGCATAAGCAGATGGTTTGTTTCAACTATGGTGAAGAAGGACACATTGGAAGTAAGTGTCATAATCCCAAGAAGGAGCAAgctagtggaaaggtgtttgccttgtcCGGAACTCGGACCACTAGTGAGGATGCACTcatcagaggtacatgtttcattaatagcaatCCTTTGATTACTATTATTGGTAATGGTGCTACGCATTGTTTTATCTATGctgattgtgttgaaagattggATCTTGTGTTGTCTGCTATGAACAGAGAGATGGTTGTTGATACTCTGGCTAAAGGATTGGTAactacttctcttgtgtgtttaAAGTGTCCCGTGTCGATATTCGACAGAgactttgttgttgattttgtttgcttgcctttaagaggtttggatgtgatcttgggtatgaactggttagagcataaccatGTTCATATTAACTGTTttgataagtctgtgaggttttcttctcctgaagagggAGGTGTTGAATTGTTGTCTGCTAGACAGTTCCGCATGTTAATGAAATAAGAAGTGCAAGTGTTTGCTTTGGTTGCATCAATGTCTGTTGAGAATCAAGCTATTATAGAAGAGTTGaaggtggtgtgtgaatttcctgaagttttccctgatgaaattcttgaTGTATctcctgagagagaagttgagttctctatttATCTTGTACCTGGTGCTAGACCTGTGTCTATGGTACCGTACAGGATGTTTGCATCAGAGTTGTCATAAATGAAGAAGcaattggaagaattgcttgagaagaagttcgTGAGGCCTAGTGTGTCACTGTGGGGAGCTCCATTGTTATTAGGGAATTAAAATTGATTGAGCAAttcagagatatgagtttggtatgtgaagtgacacCTAAGAGTGTTTGATTGGGTATGTTgaatatcaataataattttcTAGGTAGTATTATAGAGGCTCAGAAGTTAGATGTGAAATTGATAGATTCGATGGTTGGAATCGATCAAGTTGAGAATAGTGATTTTAAGTTGGATGCGCAAGGGGTGTTGAGATTTCGTAATCAGATTTGAATTtctgatgatgtggatttgaagaGAGTGATTCTAGGAGGAGGTCATAGAagtaatttgagtattcatccaagagctacaaagatgtaccaagatttgaagaatttgttttgggtgcctggaatgaagcgtgacatagctcatTTCGTGTATACATGCTTGACTTGTTAGAAGTCgaaagttgaacatcagaagcctggaTGATTAATGCAACCCTTAGAAGTTCTGGAATgaaaatgggatagcatttctatggattttgtgacaagtttACCGAATACCGTGAGCGGTCATGATtcggtttgggtgattgttgatagccttacgaagtcggctcattttgtacctattaacatcacttatccagtTTCTAAGTTGGCAGAGATTTATACCAATGTGATTGTTAagctgcatggtgttcctttgtgtattgtttcggatatagatccaaggttcacttcagatttttggaaaagTTTGCAAGGAGCATTGGGTTCTaatttgaggttgagttcggcgtatcatccttaGAAAGATGGTCAGACAGAGAGGACTATccagtcattagaggatttgttgagagcttgtgttTTAGAGCAGGGAGGtatgtgggatacttatcttccattgatcgagttcacatacaacaatagttaccattctagtattggaatgacaccttttgaagcattgtatggtcgaagatgtaggactccgttgtgttagcctgaatcgggtgagagtgtagtacttggaccagAGATTTTTCGAGAGACTActgagaaggttaagttgattcGTGAGAaaatgaagacttctcagagtaggcagaagagttatcatgacaagagaaggaaagatttggaatttcaAGCGGGTGATCATGTATTTTTGAGAGTCACGCCGGTGACCGGTATAACGCCCCACTTGCAcagtgtaacatcccgattttattagttatttatttaattagttttattttgtcttttattaattattcatgttattcaattatttagcatgatattatttaatttgagatttgtgctaattgaattaattgaattattagtaatattatgagatattagttAATGGTCCTAATTTAGTTAGAAAGAAtagattatgggttaagcccatttatgTGAGAGAGATAGTAAGGGATAAATTAGGTTAGTTCTCATAATATTCATTTTTGGAGAAAGAGGCTAGAgataagagaagagaaagaagagaagagtgagagaagaggattgtaagattcttgaagattggaggagtttgaatagaggtaagggtttgaatccaagttcttatagtttacatggttgggtaatgtgtgtttgtgtaatctttcatctttcaatttcatagttttggaaatgttagggtttatgtaatTTTTACTCATTTGATGAATCTCTTGTTGCCATGTTGTTATGTAATGATAAATGATGTTATTGTTGCATGAAATGGTTGTTTAATGAGTTGATTTGATGATCTAAATGCTTATGTTCGTTTGGGTTGGATTGGGTATGATTGGAAATGTGTTTTGCTGTCAAAACTATCAATTTTTATGCTACGgttacgtgggaaccggttcccatatgTGCCAACCCGGtttcccatagtaaaaaccagaaacGAGCATTTTAAGAAGTCAGAACCCAGTTCCCACATagggaggaaccgagttccactgtGCATTTTGGAAAAATGTTTGTAACTTAGAAAtagcataacttttgatccgtaactccgttttatgcgccgttcgaagcgttaggaagctaatgagattatctTTATGATAGGATAGAGTTGGTTTATGTTGAAtggtttaattttgatgttaatatatggataacatgcgACTTACTTATGTGTACATcatgaattaatgacttgtgactaatattcatagatgtgttaagtgatgtgatatccatgatatgttgggacgaatatatatatatatatatatatatatatatatatatatatactatttgaatatgtcttgttgataatgatcatttaaatatgtatgtatcgagatgtggattgaataatgatgatgctagaattgaatacatgtgattgattgatgtgTGTTGAGTGATGCATTGTTTGGCATTGAAGTCATGTTGTGTGTATTGTGCAATGTtagaaagatgtgattgtgtagtttaagagatagagagatcgtcttaaatacatgagtcttgttttgttgcacacgtacacaagcatgagtctttgaaagtggcaatgttgggtaatctcgcgaaggttatttacttgtcccaaacctaacgagtatgaggtttgaaagcttaacgagtatggggttttgaggtggttatcttttccgtagagagtggcaatcggcatgaccgaaaaatgataacggagggatccacatgcatatcgcatagagtcacacttgagtcgcacgtgtcggtgtgaaatgttattattggtg is part of the Vicia villosa cultivar HV-30 ecotype Madison, WI linkage group LG2, Vvil1.0, whole genome shotgun sequence genome and encodes:
- the LOC131648890 gene encoding uncharacterized protein LOC131648890; translated protein: MDCTPYQKVRYETHMLAVEADDWWLETHKRLKIVREEITWVVFRREFLRKYFPEDVRGNKEIEFLELRQGIKSDVEYAAKFRELAKFYQHYDGRYGEFSKCINFENGLHPEIKKAVSYQKICCFADLVDSCRIYEEDNNAHYRFINEKRG